Genomic segment of Arachis hypogaea cultivar Tifrunner chromosome 11, arahy.Tifrunner.gnm2.J5K5, whole genome shotgun sequence:
AGGTTCAGAACAGCAAGCAAGTAAATCGGTATGCCAGTCTTCCTGCTGATATGAACCTCCAGTCGATGGCAGATCCTTTTCTGGAGCTGGTGACCTGTTTGGGGGAAGGCGCAAGAGAATCGAACTTGATTCAATACAATTAACAAGCCAAAAGGTTAAAATAATACATGACAACACCACAAAGAGATGGACGGGCAAGAGCTTTAGTGTAGTGCAAGCTTTCCTGGTTTATAGCTAAGGCAAATTTCCAagaaatatttcaaattttagtCAAGTTGGCAACTTGAATGGATAAAGAAACTAATTGAAGCTGAGGAGGAGGAATATATATTACCTTGATGCTGGAAAAGTATCACTTTTTTTATAAGGCTTTTCTTTTTCGGCAGATGAATGACTTTTGCCACCACCACCAGCATCAGAGTAGCTGTAGTTACTATACTCTactttcttatgagctttttcagGTGAATAAGCTGCAACTTCTGTGATATCTAACAACCGTTGAATGAATTCACACTGATGTATATCCATAATTGCCTGTGAATATTGTAGTTCAAGTTGAagcttttcgttttcttttttaaGTGCTTCTGAGAAAGGTACGTTGGGGTACGAACAGGATAGAGTTTTTTTCAGCACCACAGAGTCTTCTTTGTCCGGCTCAGGCTTTAAAATAACAGTCTGCAACTTTTGGCAGTCATCATCCAACGTGTACTCACGTTGATCCTTCTCAATAACTTCAAGTCTCTCCTGAATATTCAAAAGAAGCATGGAGATTCTCAACCTATTAAGGTTACTCGGACTAAACTAATAAAGATAGATGTTAATCTGAAGCAGATCGAAGTCGTGACAGATAATGGAAATTTGAAAATCCAGGTTGAGGCATAAGAAAAATAATGCAACTTGTGCAACAACTTCACACAAACTCATAAGTCACATACACGAGGAAAACAATGGTAATTTTGATTAAATGATCAACAAATTACAGCTTGGACTATTGACGTCTAGATAGAATCATACACACAATGTAGTAAATCATTCAAAAGTTGAGTTCCTGTTTTATGAATTTTGTGCCAAAGGACTTGTCTAAATTGTAACCCGAGGAATAGTACATAGAAGTAGTATTAAATTAATGGCAAACTAGAAAAGATGAGCAGTGAAAACAACACTGATGTTTAGTATAATTCCAATAACAAAAGCAAGAGACTCAAAGCACCATTTACAATAAGAGATAACTGATAACTGACAATTGAGCAAAACAAAGGTGTAAAAGTTACCCTGACTCGAGCATTGTCAACCAGAGTAATGAGAGGAACGAGGCGTAACAATCTGTCGATTTCATTCTGAGCCTTCCTGAATTGATAGACAATGTTCCATCCCATGGCCAGTAAGTAAAGATAGCTGCGGTCCTGACAACTATTAACCAGAATGTAAGATCTTCTGAGAGCATCCTCTAGCTGTTCTAGAGGCTCCCGGGTCTCTGGGTACCTCTTAAGCTCTGAGATCTTGAGCTGCTCCAACAAGTTCCCAATCAACTTTATATGCTGTGCAAACTGCCTACAGTTCTTCTTGTGCATCCGTGCCGTGCTCGCAGCTTTCACAATCATACCAATCAACCTCACAGCATCTATACCCGTCAGCTGGGCTACATTTGCAACCTCCCCAAAATGTTCCCATGAAGATGCCATGATCTCAGCAAATCAACCTAAGGAAAATCCATCCAGATTAGCTAACAACTTGAAACATGGTTTTAGTCCTTCCTAGATATCTTTCTTTCTAAAAGGGGAAAAATAACcccttttttacttaaaaaaatgttCATTTGTAAACATACTCAACTCCATCAGATAATTTTTTTCTCATTAGAACACAGAAAGCATAAAATTAACAATATTCTATGATCCAACAACTGAACCTTGTTCAACTAAGTGGGGTCGGCGGGATGGATCAATTGACGTAGTGTAATGTCGTATGATCCATTTAGCTCAATTCACCTAGATGGAGAAAGTTTGGTTGTTAAATATTCACCACAACATAATCACAGCAGATCTTAGATACTATAGCTGATAAATTTCACCTTTGATTATGCAAGTAACATTTGCATCTAAGTCTATGATTTGGAAATGGTATAATGATGAACACTCTCAAAATCTCAAGCAGGATCAAGGCCTCCCCTGAGAAATGTTGTCAGAGACAGCATTGCCTTCGAAGATCTTGATGCAGAGACACTGCAGAAACACAAAATTCCAAATGAAAACCGAAACCAACAAAATTATCATTCTTCAGAGAGTGTCATTGAAGCTTCTTGACTCACTTTTTCAACATAAagcttttcccttttctttttcagtcaaaaaaaaaaaaaaaacacgtttCTCAGtggattaaaaaattaaaaaaaaaaatcagcaccATCCTATTCCAAATCTTGAGCtgaaaccaaaccaaaccaaactaaattcatttatttttttttcccaaaagcacaaaaattatgaatattataaataaaactaAGAAGTAAAGAGACAGAGAAGGGTAGCTTGTAGCTAGCTTATGTTGTGGATTAAGAAAATGTGAACTTGAAAGATTGATTGATGCAAACAACACATAACAAAACCAATAACTTTTTGCTCAAATAAgttaagaccaaaaaaaaaaagagcttacATGGCAGAAGAAAAAAGACGTTTAAAGTGAGCATTGAGATTCAGGTAATGGAAGACATTGGTAATGGTTTGAGCGAAGGGAGCGGAAAGTGTTTGTTGTAATGCGCCAAAGAAAAAAACAACACAAAGAGTGGTTTTCTCAGAGCTCAGtagttttctttttgttgtttattgtttctcactcactcactcactcaagAGTTTCGGTTCGGTGTCGTTTTGCAGTGTgattcactcactcactcactgtgCTGTATGCAGAGCTTGTTATGCTTCTCTGTTCTGCTGATTATGCTTATTTTCTCACTTCCCTTTCATTCTGCATTTAATGCGGTGATTATTTACGACAATTTTGCAAATGCTATAGTGTCTAAAATAGGGTGTTCGCAGTGCGATTTGGTTCGGTTTCAAGAGAAAAAGTCATCCGATTCGAACGTTTAATTTATGTGCGGtgtggtttggattggatgaaatttttttggaaatcCAATCCAattacaagcggtttggatcggtttgaatttgtgattttttagataaaaaaattaaatacatataacaagtctcaatatcaaattttaaataatcaacaatgatatAACAAGttttaacaatagaaataaaattataggttagttaaaataaataaataaataacattttgaacataaaatatttattaaataataataattcatgaataataaaaaaatgtataacaaattgaacatgttataagtataattgtaaatataataataaaataataatattatagcacattgtgcggtttggattggattggatcggttatgaaaagtagacCCGAAATCCAATCCAATACAGcagtttgcaaaaaataaaatccaattaaATCCGAATTAGTGCGATTTTAATCGGTTTTCTATTTGGATCGGATtggatgagcggtttaatttggatctgtttggatttgaacacccctaatcTAAAAGGTGGTgtttatttactaaaaaaattaaaaaaataaagaaaagtctaGGGACCagtaactttattaaattctggaCAGCATAtaagaaaagtgagccattgaataaaatctcacactaatttcacactattaaaatcatcattgatgctatttgatagctacaaatcacaaaagttgctgtccTCCTAGCACTcctcaaaaaataatatttaatttaaaaaatataacaataaataatttttaaaaaatcaaaatttactaCAAAAGATAAGTTAGGCAAAATTTAGATACCAACtcataaatatcataaaattggCCTTAAAGATTAATCTGTAAGTTTGTTTACCGTCTGCATAGTGTAAAATTTAACTCCAATACTTACTTAAGCgtactaattaattaactattaaatcaACTCAACTTggttaaatttgtttaaattgtGTATATTATTGTTGAATATCAAAATAGCTCATATGTATTTTTTACACTTGAATAAAATGTGAATACCAAATTAAATATTGTATGACTAGACATGGTGTTTCATGTTAAATATGTCttaggagaaatttttgaattttaatttatattcatgTCATTAGAGAATTTACATTtcaattaaatatgtaaaataatagTAAATTCACTAAATTGTGGAAAAAATGTTGGTTTTTTTGTATCAACAATAAGATTTAATTCGTCTGATATTGTGTATTATTTATAGTTCCAGCTAGGATTTTTTGTGTGGTGGCCCAGCAACATGTAAACTCAATGACAGAGAAATTCTTATTTTGTTCATACAGAAAATCcttttttttaatacatttacacaatttatacaattttttaaaaagtaatatcattacttttaaatttaatattatcactctatctttcattctcttttttattttttttataatgataaaaaacattttgaaatttttaaaaaatacaataataaaataacattagcAATTAAAGAATGATGATACCTActaatttgtttctttttctctttcttttcctttttagaaTTTAGTAGCTAAGATCACTTTGTGACGTAGTAAATAATTTTTagtcacacaaaaaaaaaaattcccctAAGAAAGTTGCTAAAGCAAATCCCCTTAATTTACTGTGATTATTACTAAATTGCCACTCAACAGTCAACCCATTTCACCCACTTACAGCTGAGAGTAGTTGGGTTTGTTGTGTGTCAAAAGGTTCATAATTACTGGGTTGACTCTGAAATTCTGATTCATGTAGAATTGTAGATGATTGATGAATATTATTCTCTTGTTTCTTTTGATGTGTCACTTGTTTGATTGTATCAATGctagtatcaaatttaaaattattagcaATATTTAGATTAATTAAGTTCGGATATTATTCCTGAGACTGAAGTAAATTGatacttaaaaaaaatagaaacttaTTGAAATTCTATTGATCTAATGATGAATTAATTTGTGTTtgatgaatttattatgaaagtaAAACTTTTAACAAGCTACTAGTATTAATCAAGTGATTTAATTGTGACATTGCTATATGCAATATTTTTTCATCTAGTAGTTGaaatatcaatttaattaaaataatttgatattaagATTttgaataagtttttttttttttaacaaagataGGAAAACTCGAACCCACGacctcttagatgagtatggggagactatgtcatttgagttataacttatTGGCAGATTTTGAATaagttaattattcaaaaaaaaattgtattaaataagacaattttataaactaaatttcaTTACGATTTCATATACTTATTTTATGTAAAATCACAATTTTTCTACCCTCCTTAGTTCAGCTGAATTTTATGAGTTTTTAAGAGATTTAATAATGAAAATGAagtaacatatacatatatacaaaaataacGGTATATTATATGAATTACTTTGCTAATTTCCTAAAGTTTCTGAATTGAGTAAAGAaattgacaaaagaaaaagatcaaACTTATGCTTCAATCAAATATATATAGGTGTTGGAACGAAGTTGGATGAAGATATGGCAACTTGAAACTTTATATTAAGAAATAAAAAGACACAGGTGGGCTAGATTAAAAGTTAAGatattgaaattttgaaaaggatcaAAATTATTCAGAAAgggaaaaacagagaaaaaagtacgtaaatgaagaagaagaaagagaaggcaagcaacgaaagaaaagaagaagaagaggaagaaaaacgtgcagcaagaagaagaagaatgtgcagtgaaaacgtgcagtaacggttgaagaaggagaaagaaaaggtaagaaacgaaagaaaagaagaagaggaagaggaagaagaacgtgtagCAAAAAGAAGGAGGTGTAGTGAAAACAGTTTGAAGCGTGTTAATATATatgacttgtaaagacttgtataaaaaaatacttgtatgtgaaaattttctcttatttttattgatgtgatgTTATgtaaatgaatatatatatatagagatagtgtatcaaaattagattaaaaaaaaagggggatcaTTATAAAGAAAAACTTGCCGTGTAATTGAATCAGGCGATCTTAATAATCCTCTATTGGAAATAATGAATACGGTATCATGTGATCTTTTTATATGCACCTAACGTAACTCACAAACTATGCTTTATATAAGTGctgttactttaatttagtttcagggcataaaaaaaattacataaatatataatcgtatattgttaaataaaaaaattattttttaaagttattatttaaacaattatttaaacagatcaatttaatataattaaataattgtatttTGTATGCACTATTTgtattattagtattttaaaattaaactctaagtGCTGTTATTTACCTTGGatattacattaaaaaataatatatatatatatatatatatatatatatatatatatatatatatatattgtaatttATAATTTGTTGATGTCAAATTAGTTTTTAGTTCTAGACATGTTTTGACTTAAGATGAGAATATCAATAAAAGGTGAAAGAGTTATTTTTACCAGTTATTTAATGAATGACAGAAGACTCTTTTGAGTCTTGGTCGGttataaacaagaaaagaagatcaaaactttaactactatcgaaggattcgataCTTCAAAATAAAAAAGGCTCTGAAGCGGACGAAAAATAGCAGGACAGTAAGACCCGATAATATTCCAATTGAAGTTTGGAAGGGCTTTGGAGAGAAAGACATCAGTTAGTTAACCAAACTTTTAACGAGATTTTAAAGTCAAAGAAGATGTCACATGAGTGGAGAAAGaacaccttggtacctatctacaagaataagggggacaTACAGagttgcgaaaactatagagagatcaagctcatgagccataccatgaagttatgggaaaggatgatagaacggaggttgagacaagagacacaagtaacagaaaaccaatttggttttatACCAGGTAGATTCACCATTGAAGGCTCTGAAACTacatacctattaagaaggatgatggaaaagtatcgtagtaataaaaggaatTTACATatagtgtttattgatttggaaaaaacaTTGGATAGAGTGTCAtaggaggtcttatggaaggttttggaaAAGAAGATAGTGAGGATCGCATATATTCCTATAATTAAAGATATGTATGATGGAGTTACAACTAgagtgaagactcaaggtggtgtgatagAAGAATTTTCTATTGTTATAGGATTACACCAAAGATCATCCTTAAATCTAtacattttcacattagtcttggaagtactcacagagcatatccaagagcctgtgTC
This window contains:
- the LOC112719626 gene encoding protein MID1-COMPLEMENTING ACTIVITY 1, whose amino-acid sequence is MASSWEHFGEVANVAQLTGIDAVRLIGMIVKAASTARMHKKNCRQFAQHIKLIGNLLEQLKISELKRYPETREPLEQLEDALRRSYILVNSCQDRSYLYLLAMGWNIVYQFRKAQNEIDRLLRLVPLITLVDNARVRERLEVIEKDQREYTLDDDCQKLQTVILKPEPDKEDSVVLKKTLSCSYPNVPFSEALKKENEKLQLELQYSQAIMDIHQCEFIQRLLDITEVAAYSPEKAHKKVEYSNYSYSDAGGGGKSHSSAEKEKPYKKSDTFPASRSPAPEKDLPSTGGSYQQEDWHTDLLACCSEPCLCIKTCFFPCGTLSKIATVATNRPISSAEACNDLLAYSLILSCCCYTCCIRRKLRKLFNITGGYVDDFLSHFMCCCCALVQEWREVEIRGYYGSSEKIKTIPPPLQYMES